TGCGCAGCTTGGAGCGGTGGAATCCGCTAGGCTTGGATTCCATGGCGCCTCCCCTCTTCGCCCTGCGGTACATGACGCGGTTCAAGTGCATCGCCCAGGCGTGCGAGGACTCCTGCTGTACGGGGATGAAGGTCCTGCTCACGCAGCAAGACCGCGAGCGGCTCACGGCGGCAATGGCCTCCCCAGGAGATCGGCAGGAGTTGGAGGCCAAGGTGCTCCCCTTGGTAGGGCGGACAGACGGCTTCGAGTCCGAGATCACCCTGCGGCCGGATCGCACGTGCGGCTTCCTGGAGGAGGATCGGCTCTGCTCGGTGTGGAAGCGGCACGGCGAGTCGGTGCTGCCAGACGTGTGCTCACTGTTTCCCCGGGTGCTCTCGTACCTGGATGAGCGCGTGGAGGTGGCGGGGACGCTGGCGTGCCCCGAGGCCGCCCGGCTGTGCCTGCTGGCCGAGGACTCATTGGAGCTCGTCGAAGCCCCCTCCTCCGTCACCGAGCGCGTGCCGCCCGTCACCCGGGGAACTCCCGAGCCGTACGCGGCGCACCTCGAGGAGGTGCGGGCCTGCGGGGCGGAGCTGCTCGGGAACCCGCGGTACCCGGTGCAGACGCGGATCATGATGATCGCGGAGCTGGGCGTCCGGACGGCGGCGTTCTTCCACCGAGGGGCTCCGGCGTTCGAGCCCGCGCTCCTGCACGAGGAGCTGGCCCGGGCGCGCCGCCCCGAGGTCCAGGAGGAGATCCACCAAGGCCTCGCCTCGGTGACGGTGCCGGGCGAGGCGACGCTCCAGGTGATCATCCAGCTGCTCACATCGCTGCAGCCGGCGGGGACAGCGCGGTACAACCAGATGGTCAACGTCATCCTGAATGGCTACATGCAGGCGGCCATGCAGTTGGAGCCGACGGCGGGCGAGCCAGGCGGGCCGGAGCTCTTCCCGGTGCTCCAGCGGGTGTACGAGGCGCGG
The nucleotide sequence above comes from Hyalangium minutum. Encoded proteins:
- the fliB gene encoding flagellin lysine-N-methylase; this translates as MAPPLFALRYMTRFKCIAQACEDSCCTGMKVLLTQQDRERLTAAMASPGDRQELEAKVLPLVGRTDGFESEITLRPDRTCGFLEEDRLCSVWKRHGESVLPDVCSLFPRVLSYLDERVEVAGTLACPEAARLCLLAEDSLELVEAPSSVTERVPPVTRGTPEPYAAHLEEVRACGAELLGNPRYPVQTRIMMIAELGVRTAAFFHRGAPAFEPALLHEELARARRPEVQEEIHQGLASVTVPGEATLQVIIQLLTSLQPAGTARYNQMVNVILNGYMQAAMQLEPTAGEPGGPELFPVLQRVYEARRARLDAVLGEKISQYCARYCLNEWYREWYTKSPDLVSHAFKLLLRLAALRFLLAGHPYIEQAPEPCAVEIFQIFTKQVERDFQLMPLLDQTLTPESLGVDALGRTVLFAKACG